The following proteins are co-located in the Nocardia bhagyanarayanae genome:
- a CDS encoding GNAT family N-acetyltransferase, with protein MPQTFDDVVVRTATKQDVPELISVLDRAFDADDPFGEYMFPDPAQRRRNQPRLTRAMIRHQYLPTGGALVATSAGRIVGGGLWQTPDYRFGPLRYLASIPEFVWAMGSGGPRALAMDATITNLAKGLPHFFGVTLGVDPAHQRGGVGRAVLAYALAEVERVGAPMFGVCKDGNVAYYQALGALRVGRVRIGRTGPLVNVMMWLPSSLAE; from the coding sequence GTGCCTCAGACGTTCGACGACGTAGTGGTGCGAACCGCTACGAAACAGGATGTGCCCGAGCTGATCTCGGTGCTGGATCGAGCCTTTGACGCCGACGATCCGTTCGGCGAGTACATGTTTCCCGACCCCGCGCAGCGCCGCCGCAACCAGCCTCGGCTGACCAGGGCGATGATTCGCCACCAATACCTGCCCACCGGCGGGGCCTTGGTCGCGACCAGTGCCGGACGCATCGTCGGAGGCGGACTGTGGCAGACCCCGGACTACCGCTTCGGGCCGCTGCGCTACCTCGCCTCGATCCCGGAGTTCGTGTGGGCCATGGGTTCCGGCGGCCCACGCGCCTTGGCGATGGACGCCACGATCACCAACCTGGCCAAGGGCCTGCCGCACTTCTTCGGCGTGACCCTCGGCGTCGATCCCGCGCACCAGCGCGGCGGGGTCGGCCGGGCGGTCCTCGCCTACGCGCTCGCGGAGGTCGAACGGGTGGGCGCGCCGATGTTCGGGGTCTGCAAGGACGGCAACGTCGCCTACTACCAGGCGCTGGGGGCGCTGCGCGTGGGCCGGGTGCGGATCGGACGCACCGGTCCCCTCGTCAACGTGATGATGTGGCTGCCGAGCAGCCTTGCCGAGTGA
- a CDS encoding type I polyketide synthase yields the protein MSDIAIVGIGCRYAGGIDSPDTFWDFVVNKRDAVTEIPADRWDYRRYYDPDRRAPGRMYTKRAAFLTTDPWAFDPDFFGISPREATAMDPQQRLVLEVAWEALDDAGIAGRTGEAPVGVYLGAFTLDQLAVGFTGEAVPHIDMHSSAGASYTMLSNRISYALDLGGPSVTVDTACSSSLVALHLACQALRDGDCRTALAGGVNLMLQPGTFISMCKGGFLAEDGRSKSFGATADGYGRGEGAGMVVLKPLADAEADGDRVYAVLAATGSNQDGRTTAITVPNAEAQEALAKTVCARAGIAPHEVTYVEAHGTGTPVGDPLELRAIGRAYGAVAGRTAPLGVGSVKATLGHTEAAAGVASVIKAALAISRRTLPPQGWLDDELNPDLALDELRLTIQTEARPVEPEEWMTVAVNGFGYGGTNAHAILREYRPAHGPGAAPAASSAAPVPVDPVPTSVDRALALVGHAPAAFDAAAAAGDVAAAAADVASAPGDLSAASAHRHRGVLPISARNEQAVRELAAGYADLLTAGADLDHLAAAAWTRRHHHTFRVGVPFVDSTELIADLRGFAAGEGRAPVRTVGNPSAGPVFVFTGMGPQWWGMARDLLTADPVFAAAAQRVDTAFAALAGWSLRAELTRPEGESRVTATEIAQPANFLVQVALFETLAARGIRPSAVVGHSVGEVSAAYVTGMLSLTDAVAVAYHRARLQATTAGTGGMLAVGLPAEEAADLLGAGVDIAAINSPTAVTLSGAVDRLDELAESLTAHGIFAKRLQVEVPYHSALMDPILGSLRAALATLTPRPPSIPIYSTVTGDRVTDADWDADYWCANVRRPVRFAAAIRGLITAGERVFLEVGPHPVLAANLRELLLHAGERGATVATLRRKQADAVSMRETIAGLYAAGALDIPALVGATPVAHLPLPRYPWQRKRLRSDLPESSQQRYGTPGLYTMLGDPGLDEERHWTIQIAAEVLPWIDDHVVDGSRILPGAAYLDAALSAAAVEYGATIKHGIAAVEQVRFIAPLLVESGDVPVMQLRVEESTRRFTIRSRTAVGTTWTVHATGRLVEGAFEPGKVAVPDTTAMTPVAPETLYDDLTATGVAHGPAFRLVREAWVDGDTVVATLDASIAAGAGHLAHPCVLDAAWQVVSLGDAGGPELAGAVIPVGAAAVRMFAPLPSRAVVVARLTEPLRAEIAVLDSEHNLVLQIAGAKFQAVPFGGGLLRRLEDLYYEERWTLRDPLDRAALPRAATAYTLVVPMSGAAHARVEQIARSTDRSEIIEAAADFEQTLAERIGAAHATEGVDRVHVCVVAGTGADPVADLWLLSRLALVVEEVADAMHPEPLPLTGDGSLHVTLVTERAFAHPEDPAVPDPAHAALAGARRVLLNEQPPLRWRLVDIEPETSEAELLAELSVPGAFSADGTDEVFLRNGLRWCTVVTRALPDRLAALDEPEPLTDPEANFVLDIPRSRVLSQLGWRRAARRMPGPGEVEVRMAAIGLGFKDPLKILGVLGADELGDTHFGVAPGMEGAGTVVRVGPDVTRLRVGDRVGLASAGMIERFHVASTEVVGPAAESIRPELCTSTVSFVTAEYSLLDLARLRAGETVLVHGAAGGVGACAIQVAKRHGARVIGTASTDERRAYALEQGADEVLNSRSLNFVDDVLALTDGRGADIVISTAPGEIVHQNFKAVAEFGRIVEVGKADIYTGGVLDLRNFDKNVAYFSFDLDRMLKLRRAEVVARVQAVNERLADGTYRPLPYHSFGVDAVGAAFEEALRSTRLGRIALDLTGETPPVRPRSADVPIDADGRYLITGGFGAFGLATGRWLVRRGARRLVLIGRGGAGTDAARAHLDTWRAEGVEVLVERADVTDADAMRAVVARVHTEAHPLRGVFHAAGVLDDQRISTMDRASLTAVFRPKLDGAVALHAALTAAQVRPDLIVLYSSGSAIMGGIGQYSYTAANLALQSFADRLARRGERVLCIGWGAMSGGGMVDADENVQRYLRIAGFDAIDMDDGTEYLGEALRLGVRQAAIIPVDWSKVVLAAPQLAYTARVADLTAAASEDNSAAARLRGEIVALDEAQRAAVVGYVLAEQLAEVMGVAPDSIDLSVPLPELGLDSLMAVEFGALVGKTLGVEMNSMQLGRSFSLAQAGARIAQIIVGTTGARAVPA from the coding sequence GTGAGCGACATCGCGATCGTCGGCATCGGCTGCCGCTACGCCGGTGGCATCGACTCGCCGGACACGTTCTGGGATTTCGTGGTGAACAAGCGCGACGCGGTCACCGAGATCCCGGCCGACCGCTGGGACTACCGCCGCTACTACGACCCCGACCGCCGCGCGCCCGGCCGGATGTACACCAAACGCGCCGCGTTCCTGACCACCGATCCGTGGGCGTTCGACCCCGACTTCTTCGGCATCTCCCCGCGCGAGGCCACCGCGATGGACCCGCAGCAGCGGCTGGTGCTCGAGGTCGCGTGGGAAGCGCTCGACGACGCGGGCATCGCGGGCCGCACCGGCGAGGCGCCGGTCGGCGTCTACCTCGGCGCGTTCACCCTCGACCAGCTCGCTGTGGGCTTCACCGGCGAGGCGGTCCCGCACATCGACATGCACTCCTCGGCGGGCGCGTCCTACACGATGCTGTCCAATCGAATCTCCTACGCGCTCGACCTCGGTGGGCCCAGCGTCACAGTCGACACCGCGTGCTCCTCGTCGCTGGTCGCGCTGCACCTGGCCTGCCAGGCCCTGCGCGACGGCGACTGCCGCACCGCACTGGCGGGCGGGGTGAACCTGATGCTGCAACCGGGCACCTTCATCTCCATGTGCAAGGGCGGTTTCCTCGCCGAGGACGGACGAAGCAAGTCCTTCGGAGCCACCGCCGACGGGTACGGGCGCGGTGAGGGCGCGGGCATGGTCGTGCTCAAGCCCCTGGCCGATGCCGAAGCCGACGGCGACCGCGTCTACGCGGTGCTCGCGGCGACCGGCTCCAACCAGGACGGCCGCACCACCGCCATCACCGTTCCCAACGCCGAAGCCCAGGAGGCGCTGGCGAAAACGGTGTGCGCGCGGGCGGGCATCGCACCGCACGAGGTGACCTACGTCGAGGCGCACGGCACCGGAACGCCGGTCGGCGACCCGCTGGAACTGCGCGCGATCGGGCGGGCTTACGGAGCCGTCGCGGGACGCACCGCGCCGTTGGGTGTGGGGTCGGTGAAGGCGACACTCGGACACACCGAAGCCGCCGCGGGCGTCGCGAGCGTGATCAAGGCGGCGCTGGCCATCTCCCGGCGCACGCTGCCGCCGCAGGGCTGGCTCGACGACGAACTCAATCCGGACCTCGCGCTCGACGAACTGCGGTTGACGATTCAGACCGAGGCGCGGCCGGTCGAGCCGGAGGAGTGGATGACGGTGGCGGTCAACGGATTCGGCTACGGCGGTACCAATGCGCACGCCATCCTGCGCGAGTACCGGCCCGCACACGGTCCCGGCGCAGCACCGGCGGCTTCCAGCGCAGCGCCGGTGCCGGTCGACCCGGTGCCCACGTCGGTCGACCGGGCGCTCGCCTTGGTCGGCCATGCTCCGGCGGCGTTCGATGCGGCAGCCGCAGCGGGTGACGTAGCAGCCGCGGCGGCCGACGTGGCATCCGCGCCGGGCGACCTGTCCGCAGCATCCGCCCACCGCCACCGCGGCGTGCTGCCCATCTCGGCGCGCAACGAACAGGCCGTGCGCGAGCTCGCGGCCGGCTACGCCGACCTGCTCACCGCGGGCGCCGATCTCGATCACCTGGCCGCTGCGGCCTGGACCAGGCGACACCACCACACGTTCCGCGTCGGCGTGCCGTTCGTCGACTCCACCGAGCTGATCGCGGACCTACGCGGCTTCGCCGCGGGCGAGGGTCGCGCGCCGGTGCGCACCGTCGGAAACCCCTCCGCCGGGCCGGTATTCGTGTTCACCGGCATGGGACCGCAGTGGTGGGGCATGGCGCGCGACCTGCTCACCGCCGACCCGGTCTTCGCCGCGGCGGCCCAGCGCGTCGACACGGCGTTCGCCGCGCTGGCCGGTTGGTCCCTCCGCGCGGAACTGACCCGCCCCGAAGGCGAGTCCCGGGTGACCGCTACCGAGATCGCTCAACCCGCCAACTTCCTCGTCCAGGTCGCGCTCTTCGAAACCCTTGCGGCGCGGGGCATCCGGCCGTCGGCGGTGGTGGGGCACAGTGTCGGCGAGGTGTCGGCCGCCTACGTCACCGGCATGCTCTCGCTGACCGACGCGGTCGCGGTGGCCTATCACCGCGCTCGTCTCCAGGCCACGACCGCGGGCACCGGCGGCATGCTCGCGGTCGGCCTGCCCGCCGAGGAGGCGGCCGACCTGCTCGGCGCGGGCGTCGACATCGCCGCGATCAACAGCCCCACCGCCGTCACTCTCTCCGGCGCGGTCGACCGGCTCGACGAGCTCGCCGAATCCCTCACCGCGCACGGTATTTTCGCCAAGCGGCTCCAGGTCGAGGTGCCGTACCACAGCGCGCTGATGGATCCGATCCTCGGCTCGCTGCGCGCCGCCCTCGCCACCCTCACCCCGCGGCCCCCGTCGATCCCGATCTACTCCACCGTGACCGGCGACCGGGTGACCGACGCGGACTGGGACGCCGACTACTGGTGTGCGAACGTCCGCCGGCCGGTGCGCTTCGCCGCGGCGATCCGCGGCCTGATCACCGCGGGCGAACGCGTGTTCCTCGAAGTGGGGCCGCATCCCGTGCTGGCCGCCAACCTGCGCGAGTTGCTGCTGCACGCGGGCGAGAGGGGCGCCACCGTCGCGACGCTGCGGCGCAAGCAGGCCGACGCGGTCAGCATGCGCGAGACGATCGCGGGGCTCTACGCCGCGGGCGCCCTCGACATCCCCGCGTTGGTCGGCGCCACACCGGTCGCGCACCTGCCGCTCCCCCGCTACCCGTGGCAGCGCAAGCGGCTGCGCTCCGACCTGCCGGAATCGTCGCAGCAGCGGTACGGCACCCCCGGCTTGTACACCATGCTCGGCGACCCCGGCTTGGACGAAGAGCGGCACTGGACCATCCAGATCGCCGCCGAGGTGCTGCCCTGGATCGACGACCACGTCGTCGACGGCTCCCGAATCCTGCCAGGGGCGGCGTATTTGGACGCGGCGTTGAGTGCGGCCGCCGTCGAGTACGGCGCGACGATCAAGCACGGCATCGCCGCGGTGGAGCAGGTGCGGTTCATCGCGCCGCTGCTCGTCGAAAGCGGCGACGTTCCGGTGATGCAGTTGCGCGTCGAGGAGTCGACCCGCCGCTTCACCATCCGCTCCCGGACCGCGGTCGGTACGACGTGGACCGTGCACGCCACCGGCCGCCTGGTCGAGGGCGCGTTCGAACCGGGCAAGGTGGCGGTCCCCGACACCACCGCCATGACGCCCGTCGCGCCCGAGACCCTCTACGACGACCTGACCGCGACCGGCGTCGCCCACGGCCCGGCCTTCCGGTTGGTCAGGGAGGCGTGGGTGGACGGCGACACCGTCGTCGCGACGCTGGACGCGAGTATCGCCGCGGGCGCCGGGCATCTGGCGCACCCGTGCGTGCTGGACGCGGCCTGGCAGGTGGTCTCCCTCGGCGACGCGGGCGGGCCCGAACTTGCGGGGGCGGTCATCCCCGTCGGCGCGGCCGCCGTGCGGATGTTCGCGCCGCTGCCGTCGCGCGCGGTGGTCGTCGCCCGGCTGACCGAACCGCTGCGCGCCGAAATCGCGGTGCTGGACTCCGAGCACAACCTGGTGCTGCAGATCGCCGGCGCGAAGTTCCAGGCGGTGCCGTTCGGCGGCGGGCTGCTGCGCAGGCTCGAAGACCTCTACTACGAGGAACGCTGGACCCTGCGCGACCCGCTCGACCGCGCCGCGCTGCCGCGCGCCGCCACCGCGTACACCCTCGTCGTCCCGATGTCCGGCGCCGCCCACGCCCGCGTCGAACAGATCGCGCGCTCCACCGATCGATCTGAAATCATCGAAGCAGCAGCGGATTTCGAGCAAACGCTGGCCGAGCGGATCGGTGCCGCACACGCCACCGAGGGCGTCGACCGTGTGCACGTCTGCGTGGTGGCCGGAACGGGCGCGGACCCGGTCGCCGACCTGTGGTTGCTGAGCAGGCTGGCGCTGGTCGTCGAAGAAGTCGCCGACGCCATGCATCCCGAGCCGCTGCCGTTGACCGGAGACGGCTCCCTGCACGTGACCCTCGTGACCGAACGCGCCTTCGCGCACCCCGAGGACCCGGCCGTGCCCGACCCGGCCCACGCCGCGCTCGCCGGCGCGCGCCGGGTGTTGCTCAACGAGCAGCCGCCGCTGCGTTGGCGGCTGGTCGACATCGAGCCGGAGACCTCCGAAGCCGAGTTGCTCGCCGAACTGTCCGTGCCGGGCGCGTTCAGCGCCGACGGAACCGATGAAGTATTCCTGCGCAATGGATTACGGTGGTGCACCGTCGTGACGCGCGCGCTGCCCGACCGGCTCGCCGCCCTCGACGAGCCGGAGCCGTTGACCGATCCGGAAGCCAATTTCGTGCTCGACATCCCGCGTTCGCGCGTGCTGTCCCAGCTCGGCTGGCGCCGCGCCGCGCGCCGTATGCCCGGCCCCGGCGAGGTCGAGGTGCGGATGGCCGCCATCGGACTCGGCTTCAAGGACCCGCTCAAGATTCTCGGCGTCCTCGGCGCGGACGAGTTGGGCGACACCCACTTCGGTGTCGCGCCGGGCATGGAGGGCGCGGGCACCGTCGTGCGAGTCGGCCCCGACGTGACCCGGTTGCGCGTCGGCGACCGCGTCGGGCTGGCCTCGGCGGGCATGATCGAACGCTTCCACGTCGCCAGTACCGAGGTGGTGGGGCCCGCGGCCGAGAGCATCCGCCCGGAACTGTGCACCTCGACGGTCTCCTTCGTCACCGCCGAGTACTCGCTGCTCGACCTGGCGCGGCTGCGCGCCGGGGAAACGGTGCTGGTGCACGGGGCGGCGGGCGGCGTCGGGGCCTGCGCGATCCAGGTCGCCAAGCGCCACGGCGCGCGGGTGATCGGCACCGCGAGCACCGACGAGCGGCGCGCCTACGCGCTGGAACAGGGCGCGGACGAGGTGTTGAACTCGCGGTCGCTGAACTTCGTCGACGACGTCCTCGCCCTCACCGACGGCCGCGGCGCCGACATCGTCATCAGCACCGCGCCGGGCGAGATCGTGCACCAGAACTTCAAGGCCGTCGCCGAATTCGGGCGCATCGTCGAGGTCGGCAAGGCCGACATCTACACCGGCGGCGTGCTGGACCTGCGCAACTTCGACAAGAACGTCGCGTACTTCTCCTTCGACCTCGACCGCATGCTGAAACTGCGCCGCGCCGAGGTGGTGGCCAGGGTGCAGGCGGTGAACGAGAGACTCGCCGACGGCACCTACCGTCCGCTGCCGTATCACAGTTTCGGTGTCGACGCGGTCGGCGCCGCGTTCGAGGAGGCCCTGCGCTCGACCCGCCTCGGGCGCATCGCCCTCGACCTCACCGGCGAAACACCGCCGGTGCGACCACGATCCGCCGACGTGCCCATCGATGCGGACGGCCGGTATCTGATCACCGGCGGCTTCGGCGCTTTCGGCCTGGCCACCGGCCGCTGGCTGGTCCGCCGCGGTGCGCGGCGCCTGGTGCTGATCGGCCGCGGCGGCGCGGGCACCGACGCCGCCCGCGCGCACCTGGACACCTGGCGCGCCGAAGGGGTGGAAGTGCTCGTCGAGCGCGCCGACGTCACCGACGCCGATGCCATGCGTGCGGTCGTGGCGCGGGTCCACACCGAAGCGCATCCACTGCGCGGTGTCTTCCACGCGGCGGGCGTTCTCGACGACCAGCGCATCTCGACGATGGACCGGGCCAGCCTGACCGCCGTCTTCCGTCCGAAACTCGACGGGGCGGTGGCGTTGCACGCCGCGCTGACCGCCGCGCAGGTGCGCCCCGACCTGATCGTGCTGTACTCCTCCGGCAGCGCCATCATGGGCGGAATCGGCCAATACTCCTACACCGCGGCCAATCTCGCGCTCCAATCGTTCGCCGATCGGCTGGCGCGCCGCGGCGAGCGGGTGCTGTGCATCGGCTGGGGCGCGATGTCCGGGGGCGGCATGGTCGACGCCGACGAGAACGTGCAGCGCTACCTGCGGATCGCGGGCTTCGATGCGATCGATATGGACGACGGCACCGAATACCTCGGCGAGGCATTGCGTCTCGGCGTCCGGCAGGCCGCGATCATCCCGGTCGACTGGAGCAAGGTGGTGCTGGCCGCGCCGCAGCTCGCCTACACCGCGCGCGTCGCCGATCTGACCGCCGCGGCCTCGGAGGACAATTCGGCCGCGGCGCGGCTGCGCGGCGAGATCGTCGCGCTGGACGAGGCGCAGCGCGCGGCCGTCGTCGGTTACGTACTCGCCGAACAGCTCGCCGAGGTGATGGGTGTGGCGCCGGATTCCATCGACCTGTCGGTGCCGCTGCCCGAACTCGGCCTGGATTCGCTGATGGCGGTCGAGTTCGGCGCGCTCGTCGGCAAGACCCTCGGTGTGGAGATGAACAGCATGCAGCTGGGTCGTTCGTTCAGCCTGGCGCAGGCCGGCGCCAGGATCGCCCAGATCATCGTGGGAACCACAGGGGCGCGGGCGGTTCCGGCATGA
- a CDS encoding aminotransferase class I/II-fold pyridoxal phosphate-dependent enzyme, whose product MTDERDIARRLLAGARGRDTAAPPDRPKAAQTTPRTSVRRGPGRQFADHPAVVAALEKQAAIQRLIDATGLPHPLFLSPEGHNGAVIRSGGNALVNYSSYNYLELAGHPRVIRAANEAAERYGTSASATRIVTGEIPLYGVLERRLADIYRAGAALVTSSGFLTNAAVIGFLLGEGDVAVCDSLAHASLVAGTQWAGCRRVTFRHNDPESLAALLRSCRHQFDRALVIIEGHYSMDGDLGRIAEIAAVARAFDCAVLVDEAHAIGVLGATGLGSGEHFDLPGDLVDIWAGSLSKALGSIGGFIAGDADLVRAIKYAAPGMALYTAGPSPANVAAVLAGLDVLADEPDRLARLWSNARLFTDALRARGMDLADSESTPIVPVIVPGEIRAGYAAAALLQRGYNAGAILSPVVPAGTERLRFFLTSEHTERQLLDTVEELGEILDIVHHIPDLTIGAPETPDQLGPLPMPGR is encoded by the coding sequence ATGACCGACGAGCGCGACATCGCGCGGCGGCTGCTGGCCGGTGCGCGCGGGCGCGACACCGCCGCGCCGCCGGACCGGCCCAAGGCCGCGCAGACCACTCCGCGCACCAGCGTGCGGCGCGGGCCGGGACGTCAGTTCGCCGACCATCCGGCCGTGGTGGCGGCGCTGGAGAAGCAGGCGGCGATCCAGCGGCTGATCGATGCCACCGGCCTGCCGCATCCGCTGTTCCTGTCGCCGGAAGGACACAACGGCGCGGTGATCCGTTCCGGCGGAAACGCATTGGTGAACTACAGCTCCTACAACTATCTGGAGCTGGCCGGGCACCCGCGCGTCATCCGCGCCGCCAACGAGGCCGCCGAACGCTACGGCACCTCCGCCTCGGCCACCCGCATCGTCACCGGCGAGATCCCGCTCTACGGCGTGCTCGAACGCCGCCTCGCCGACATCTACCGCGCGGGCGCGGCGCTGGTGACCTCGAGCGGGTTCCTCACCAACGCGGCCGTGATCGGATTCCTGCTCGGCGAAGGCGATGTCGCGGTGTGCGATTCGCTCGCGCACGCCAGCCTGGTCGCGGGTACCCAGTGGGCGGGTTGTCGACGGGTCACGTTCCGGCACAATGATCCCGAGTCGCTGGCCGCGCTGCTGCGGTCCTGTCGCCACCAGTTCGATCGGGCGCTGGTGATCATCGAGGGCCACTACAGCATGGATGGTGACCTCGGCCGGATCGCCGAGATCGCCGCGGTGGCACGGGCATTCGATTGCGCGGTGCTCGTCGACGAGGCGCACGCCATCGGCGTGCTCGGCGCCACCGGACTCGGCAGCGGGGAACACTTCGATCTGCCCGGCGACCTGGTCGACATCTGGGCGGGCAGCCTGTCGAAAGCGCTCGGCAGCATCGGCGGGTTCATCGCGGGCGACGCCGACCTGGTGCGGGCGATCAAGTACGCCGCGCCCGGCATGGCGCTCTACACCGCGGGACCGTCCCCGGCCAATGTCGCCGCCGTCCTGGCCGGGCTCGACGTCCTCGCCGACGAACCCGACCGGCTGGCCCGCCTGTGGTCGAACGCGCGCCTGTTCACCGACGCGCTGCGCGCGCGAGGCATGGACCTCGCCGACTCCGAATCGACGCCTATCGTGCCGGTCATCGTGCCCGGTGAGATCCGCGCCGGATACGCCGCGGCGGCGCTGCTGCAGCGCGGCTACAACGCCGGCGCCATCCTGTCCCCCGTCGTGCCCGCGGGCACCGAACGACTGCGCTTCTTCCTGACCAGCGAACACACCGAACGCCAACTGCTCGACACCGTCGAGGAACTCGGCGAAATCCTCGACATCGTCCACCACATACCCGACCTCACCATCGGAGCGCCGGAAACCCCCGACCAACTCGGCCCCTTGCCCATGCCTGGGCGCTGA
- a CDS encoding T6SS immunity protein Tdi1 domain-containing protein — protein MTVEGFQLIGQRPMVEAMPAWAPHFPQFDLVFGYSDLGHTFLVNSQSGECAVLHPYRAAAKGYGAFADPAEFADRVLREQGFADYVLRTEHVARIRELLGPLAPEQVYIATPYPFLGGSEAPETYDTGELWTFLELVAQAQQL, from the coding sequence GTGACAGTCGAAGGTTTTCAATTGATCGGACAGCGGCCGATGGTCGAGGCGATGCCGGCGTGGGCGCCGCACTTTCCGCAGTTCGATCTCGTTTTCGGATATTCGGATCTCGGGCACACGTTCCTGGTGAACAGCCAGTCGGGGGAGTGCGCGGTGTTGCATCCCTACCGAGCCGCCGCGAAGGGATACGGCGCGTTCGCCGATCCGGCCGAGTTCGCGGATCGGGTGCTGCGCGAGCAAGGCTTCGCCGACTACGTGCTGCGCACCGAGCATGTGGCGCGGATTCGCGAGCTGCTCGGGCCGCTCGCGCCGGAGCAGGTCTACATCGCGACGCCCTACCCGTTCCTTGGCGGCAGCGAGGCGCCCGAGACCTACGACACCGGCGAGCTGTGGACGTTTCTGGAGCTCGTCGCGCAAGCTCAGCAACTTTAG